From a single Shewanella donghaensis genomic region:
- a CDS encoding NAD(P)-dependent oxidoreductase, with the protein MTKPVIGFIGLGLMGGNMVQNLQTRGFEVVVMDLNKDVVANVIARGNASEASSPAELAAASDIVMLCLTTSTVVEKVIYGDNGILAGIKEGSVLVDFGTSIPASTRKIGADLAAKGAGMIDAPLGRTPAHAKDGLLNIMAAGDLETFNKVKPVLEQQGENVFHLGALGAGHTTKLINNFMGMTTVTAMSQAFAVADKAGLDRQQLFDIMSTGPSNSPFMQFCKNYAVDNVSDLGFSIANANKDLGYFLEMVKDLGTVSQIAEGTSANLQAAVDADMGNGNVPEIFDYFLKLAK; encoded by the coding sequence ATGACAAAGCCTGTCATTGGTTTCATCGGACTTGGCCTTATGGGCGGCAACATGGTTCAAAACCTACAAACTAGAGGTTTTGAAGTTGTTGTAATGGATCTTAATAAAGATGTAGTTGCAAACGTTATTGCACGTGGAAATGCTTCTGAAGCGTCATCACCAGCAGAACTCGCTGCTGCAAGTGACATTGTGATGCTTTGTCTAACAACTTCTACCGTTGTTGAAAAAGTAATATATGGTGATAATGGTATCTTAGCGGGTATTAAAGAAGGTTCTGTTCTAGTTGATTTCGGTACATCAATCCCAGCTTCTACTCGTAAAATCGGTGCTGACCTTGCTGCTAAAGGCGCAGGCATGATCGATGCGCCATTAGGCCGCACACCTGCTCACGCAAAAGATGGTCTTTTAAACATCATGGCTGCCGGTGATCTGGAAACATTTAATAAAGTTAAACCTGTACTAGAACAACAAGGTGAAAACGTATTCCACCTAGGTGCTCTTGGCGCAGGTCATACGACTAAGCTTATAAATAACTTTATGGGAATGACCACTGTAACGGCAATGTCACAAGCATTTGCCGTTGCTGATAAAGCGGGTCTTGATCGCCAACAATTGTTCGACATTATGTCAACAGGACCATCTAACTCACCTTTCATGCAGTTTTGTAAAAACTACGCGGTAGACAATGTCAGTGATTTAGGTTTTTCTATTGCTAATGCCAATAAAGATTTAGGTTACTTTTTAGAAATGGTTAAAGATCTTGGCACTGTTTCACAAATTGCAGAAGGGACTTCTGCAAACCTACAAGCTGCAGTTGATGCAGATATGGGTAACGGCAACGTACCTGAAATCTTCGATTACTTCCTTAAATTAGCGAAGTAA
- a CDS encoding pseudouridine synthase, with the protein MPIIEQTCLQEDSAAVQIHHHFKIFKPYGFLSQFLPEMRKKKKLLGELANFPDKTMAIGRLDHDSEGLLLLTTDGMMSHKVRSKGIEKEYYVQVDGDITEEAMIRLKNGVEIGINGTKYQTLPCKAFRLDTEPQLPLRGRKIRDPRHGPTSWVSITLCEGKNRQIRKMTAAVGFATLRLVRVRIGDIHIDNMGVGDVVCLTNFDAALI; encoded by the coding sequence ATGCCAATCATTGAACAAACCTGTTTACAAGAAGATTCTGCGGCAGTTCAAATCCATCATCACTTTAAAATATTTAAGCCATATGGTTTTTTAAGTCAGTTTCTGCCGGAAATGAGAAAGAAAAAAAAATTATTGGGTGAGCTTGCTAATTTTCCGGATAAAACCATGGCGATAGGACGCTTAGACCATGACTCTGAGGGATTATTATTGCTGACGACAGACGGGATGATGAGCCATAAGGTGAGAAGTAAAGGCATAGAAAAAGAATACTATGTGCAAGTCGATGGTGACATTACCGAGGAGGCGATGATTCGTTTGAAAAATGGCGTTGAAATTGGTATCAATGGCACCAAATATCAAACCTTACCTTGCAAGGCATTTAGACTTGATACAGAGCCTCAATTGCCGCTTCGAGGTCGTAAAATACGCGATCCAAGACATGGGCCAACAAGTTGGGTATCTATTACTCTTTGTGAAGGTAAAAATCGTCAAATAAGAAAAATGACAGCAGCAGTTGGGTTTGCAACGTTAAGATTGGTTAGAGTTCGAATTGGCGATATTCATATCGACAATATGGGCGTTGGTGATGTTGTTTGTCTCACTAATTTTGATGCTGCATTGATATGA
- a CDS encoding TonB-dependent receptor produces the protein MKLNKISAMFSDAKSKSTNITIFGATLTAILSMPALAAEPVEQASAETNDIEVIAVRGIFGSLKAANLLKRTDDRIVDAIVAEDIGKLPDNNIAEALQRITGVSIASDFGVGESVTIRGVSENLILLNGRSTAGPGRGGINLSDFPSSFLKTVEVIKSPTPEMIEGALGGTVNMKTVRPLELTEPLVAITLDGEYADKTENVAPKFTLGIGDNWDLGSAGTFGASANLSYLDRELRRDEYFNKVDLQDNIDIDGDGNVDDSGGPNGKYLRKTQTTAEQKTEQRERTAYGISLQWEPESAEANIYVDFNGTELDGGQSAYSILDVGGSAVARDDSYYDGNGQLNNNDLDGVLVIPKTWSDFTTSESTSHAIGGEWFITDNIELSAEYSLSKSKEKQTANEFNLRPIERTDPTLDLTTHTSTSSFYSGSGIPGYTYADSGMLTNPDNLVFREFFHKTLETDNEEQALRFDFKITDIGVDFVSAVKAGVRFTDRDYSANRFDLKPNGNTLKDSYKKATNADGLYSPIWIDNPLLSDSMKTVNMNNSFDQTGVAGQNDMLTYNVYDADRLQNTEETYALVQQMLMGTSYAMDGSLADNMAEDSSAYKEISEKTSAIYAQFHLDFDDLTAVIGGRYIQTELESSVVDSIDANGNKVLDTGKNDYSDFLPSLNVTYTLTEETLMRFAAAKVMRRADFDELSPSLTIDNSLVTGTQGSYELEPYRVTQYDLSIEHYFADGGIVSAALFYKDVNSFTQTDSSCLADSSTVSGQNTTEWGNICLLDSAGQSQGDVNFATESQGLAYVDTQKAAGQTGIVIDTDVNGGSGSVQGLELGYQQQFSSLPGLWSGFGVNANYTYADSEQPDGNPLLNISENTANGQLYWENEGLQFRLAYNWRDRYLYSQAEKRVQTVGALGYNVFNQNDPTSENYDATVGNNYREARGQLDFSASWDINEYFTVVGNVVNLTGEPIEYTTELGSVWKYSEADRRYTVGVRAKF, from the coding sequence ATGAAGCTCAATAAAATAAGCGCAATGTTTAGTGACGCTAAAAGCAAGTCCACTAATATCACTATATTTGGTGCAACGTTAACAGCCATATTAAGCATGCCAGCTTTAGCAGCGGAACCTGTTGAACAAGCTAGCGCAGAAACAAATGATATTGAAGTCATAGCAGTCCGAGGTATATTTGGTAGTTTAAAAGCGGCAAATTTATTAAAGCGAACTGATGACCGTATTGTTGATGCAATTGTTGCTGAAGATATTGGTAAATTACCTGACAACAACATCGCTGAAGCACTACAACGTATCACTGGTGTTTCAATTGCTTCTGATTTCGGTGTGGGCGAATCAGTAACAATCCGCGGTGTCTCAGAAAACCTAATTCTTTTGAATGGTCGTTCTACTGCAGGACCAGGCCGTGGCGGTATTAACTTATCTGACTTCCCTTCAAGTTTCTTAAAAACAGTAGAAGTAATCAAATCCCCTACCCCTGAGATGATTGAGGGTGCTTTAGGCGGTACAGTGAATATGAAGACAGTTCGCCCTCTCGAACTGACAGAACCCCTTGTCGCAATCACCCTCGACGGTGAGTATGCAGATAAAACAGAAAATGTAGCGCCTAAATTTACATTAGGTATTGGTGATAATTGGGATTTAGGGAGTGCAGGTACTTTTGGTGCATCTGCTAACTTATCTTACCTAGATCGTGAACTTCGCCGTGATGAATACTTCAACAAAGTTGATTTACAAGACAATATCGATATTGATGGTGACGGTAATGTAGACGACTCTGGTGGACCAAATGGTAAGTACCTGCGTAAGACTCAAACCACCGCAGAACAAAAAACAGAACAACGCGAACGCACAGCATACGGTATTTCACTACAGTGGGAACCAGAAAGTGCTGAAGCCAATATATATGTAGATTTCAATGGAACTGAACTTGATGGTGGCCAATCAGCTTATTCAATTCTTGATGTTGGCGGTAGCGCAGTAGCAAGAGATGACTCTTACTATGATGGAAATGGCCAGCTGAACAATAATGATCTTGATGGCGTGCTTGTAATTCCAAAAACCTGGAGTGACTTTACGACATCTGAATCAACTTCCCATGCAATTGGTGGTGAATGGTTTATCACTGATAATATTGAACTTTCAGCTGAGTACTCATTATCAAAGTCTAAAGAAAAGCAAACAGCGAACGAATTTAACCTGCGTCCTATTGAACGTACAGACCCGACCTTAGACCTTACTACTCATACTAGTACAAGTAGTTTTTACAGCGGAAGTGGTATCCCTGGTTACACTTATGCTGACAGTGGTATGTTGACTAACCCAGACAACTTAGTGTTCCGTGAGTTTTTCCATAAAACCTTAGAAACAGACAATGAAGAGCAAGCATTACGCTTTGACTTTAAAATCACAGATATCGGTGTAGATTTTGTTTCAGCGGTAAAAGCCGGTGTGCGTTTTACTGACAGAGATTACTCTGCAAACCGTTTTGATCTAAAACCTAATGGCAACACGCTTAAAGATTCATATAAAAAAGCAACCAATGCTGACGGTTTATACAGTCCAATTTGGATTGATAACCCACTGCTTAGCGATAGCATGAAAACCGTGAACATGAATAACTCATTCGACCAAACAGGTGTTGCCGGTCAAAATGACATGCTGACTTATAATGTTTATGACGCTGATCGTTTACAAAACACTGAAGAAACATATGCATTAGTACAACAGATGCTTATGGGTACGTCTTATGCAATGGATGGCTCTTTAGCTGATAACATGGCCGAAGACAGCAGTGCTTATAAAGAAATATCTGAGAAAACAAGTGCGATATACGCTCAATTCCATTTAGACTTTGATGATTTAACAGCCGTTATTGGCGGACGTTATATTCAAACAGAATTAGAATCAAGTGTTGTTGATTCAATTGATGCTAACGGCAATAAAGTACTTGATACGGGTAAAAATGATTACTCTGATTTCTTACCTAGCTTAAACGTCACATATACCCTTACTGAAGAAACATTAATGCGTTTTGCTGCTGCTAAAGTAATGCGTCGCGCAGACTTTGATGAACTAAGCCCCTCATTAACAATAGATAACTCATTAGTAACAGGTACTCAGGGCTCTTACGAGCTAGAACCTTATCGTGTTACTCAGTATGACCTTTCGATAGAACACTACTTTGCTGACGGTGGTATTGTCTCTGCAGCACTTTTCTACAAAGATGTTAATTCATTTACCCAAACAGACAGCAGCTGCTTAGCGGATTCAAGCACTGTTTCAGGCCAAAACACCACAGAGTGGGGTAATATTTGTTTACTTGATTCTGCAGGTCAAAGCCAAGGTGATGTGAACTTTGCAACAGAGTCTCAAGGCTTAGCTTATGTCGATACTCAAAAAGCTGCAGGCCAAACAGGTATTGTTATTGATACCGACGTTAATGGCGGTAGTGGTAGTGTTCAAGGTTTGGAATTAGGTTACCAACAACAATTTAGTTCATTACCTGGTTTATGGTCTGGTTTCGGTGTCAACGCAAACTATACCTATGCGGATAGTGAACAACCAGATGGCAACCCATTGTTGAACATCTCGGAAAATACCGCGAATGGACAACTATACTGGGAAAATGAAGGTCTTCAGTTCCGTTTAGCTTACAACTGGCGCGATCGCTATTTATATTCTCAAGCAGAGAAACGCGTTCAGACAGTTGGCGCTCTAGGTTATAACGTTTTCAACCAGAATGACCCAACATCTGAAAATTATGACGCAACTGTAGGTAATAACTATCGTGAAGCCCGTGGACAGTTAGATTTTTCTGCAAGTTGGGATATCAACGAATACTTCACCGTTGTGGGTAATGTCGTTAACTTAACTGGTGAACCAATTGAATACACGACTGAACTAGGTTCAGTATGGAAATACAGTGAAGCGGATCGTCGTTACACTGTAGGTGTTCGCGCTAAGTTCTAA
- a CDS encoding transposase: MARPRQTLVSLEDTPYYHCCSRVVRKAFLCGFDASSGDNYEHRREWVDSRIIELATIFAIDICAYVVMSNHLHVVLKVDADSAKQWSDIEVLTQWHKGFKGTLLTNKFVKGEELNEFELKTVNDCITQYRERLTDISWFMRSLCEPIARMANKEDNCTGRFWEGRFKSQALLDEAAVLACMAYVDLNPIRAKMAATPESSDYTSIQRRINSAINGEQPKELLPFVGDERLDMPNGLMFSIKDYIVLVEDTGRIIRDDKRGAISSSSQDILNRLNIPAENWLKITTEFGGLFKGAVGALPALTEYCEHLERKRRQGASNCRRWLSA; this comes from the coding sequence ATGGCCAGACCAAGGCAAACACTCGTGAGTCTAGAAGACACTCCTTACTATCACTGCTGTTCTCGGGTAGTGCGTAAAGCCTTTTTATGTGGATTTGATGCAAGTTCCGGTGATAACTATGAGCATCGCCGTGAGTGGGTTGATTCTCGTATTATTGAATTGGCGACCATATTTGCTATAGATATTTGTGCTTATGTGGTGATGAGTAATCATTTACATGTGGTGCTAAAAGTGGATGCGGATAGCGCTAAACAGTGGTCTGATATCGAGGTGCTTACCCAATGGCATAAAGGTTTTAAAGGCACATTGCTGACGAATAAATTTGTAAAAGGTGAAGAGCTCAATGAATTTGAGTTAAAGACGGTTAATGATTGTATTACTCAATACCGTGAACGCTTGACTGACATCAGCTGGTTTATGCGCTCACTGTGTGAACCCATTGCCAGAATGGCCAACAAAGAAGATAACTGTACAGGTCGATTTTGGGAAGGGCGTTTTAAATCCCAGGCATTATTAGATGAAGCCGCAGTGTTGGCATGCATGGCCTATGTGGACTTAAACCCCATTCGCGCCAAAATGGCAGCAACCCCTGAAAGCTCCGATTACACCAGTATTCAACGTCGTATTAATTCAGCTATAAACGGTGAGCAACCAAAAGAGTTACTGCCTTTTGTAGGTGATGAACGCTTGGATATGCCTAATGGCTTAATGTTCAGTATTAAAGATTACATTGTGCTGGTTGAAGATACAGGGCGGATTATTCGTGATGACAAGCGCGGCGCCATAAGCTCATCTAGCCAGGATATTCTCAATCGATTGAACATTCCTGCTGAAAACTGGTTAAAAATCACTACAGAATTTGGCGGCTTATTCAAAGGCGCAGTAGGGGCGTTACCTGCCTTAACTGAATATTGTGAGCATTTAGAGCGAAAGAGGCGACAAGGCGCTTCAAATTGCCGTCGTTGGCTCAGTGCATAA